In the genome of Solibacillus silvestris, one region contains:
- a CDS encoding homoserine dehydrogenase, with protein MATIKAAILGFGTVGQGIYHILNEKRQELREKLGVELEVAKILVTDASRERVPGTKHLMTESMDDVLAENNLQVVFEAIVNEEPAFTYLKRAVEAKCHVITANKVMLAKRGEELEALAKVNGVFVGFEATVAGGVPIIKTMKNILLVNEVSCVQGILNGTTNYILTKMRAEGWSFEQALREAQQLGYAEADPFNDVSGQDAFKKLMILSSLAFGEQPNWAEVEVIGIDTISSEQVAEATAQGLRYRHVAEVEKLEDGTIHAKVAPLLVNNEHPLYPVDDVFNAVTMETNYIGTLSVIGPGAGMYPTASVMVEDYAEIIGKRAGFTVTI; from the coding sequence ATGGCAACAATCAAGGCAGCGATCTTAGGATTTGGCACAGTAGGTCAGGGAATTTACCATATTTTAAATGAAAAGAGGCAGGAGCTTCGCGAAAAGCTGGGTGTTGAACTGGAGGTCGCGAAGATTTTAGTAACCGATGCAAGCCGTGAGCGTGTACCGGGCACAAAACATTTAATGACGGAATCAATGGATGACGTACTGGCGGAAAATAATCTGCAAGTTGTATTTGAAGCGATTGTAAATGAAGAGCCTGCATTCACTTACTTAAAACGTGCTGTTGAGGCAAAATGCCATGTCATTACAGCGAATAAAGTAATGCTTGCAAAACGGGGCGAGGAGCTCGAAGCATTGGCGAAAGTAAATGGTGTATTCGTCGGCTTTGAGGCAACGGTAGCAGGTGGTGTGCCTATTATTAAAACAATGAAAAATATTCTTCTGGTCAACGAAGTAAGCTGCGTTCAAGGAATTTTAAATGGAACGACAAACTATATTTTAACAAAGATGCGTGCAGAGGGCTGGAGCTTTGAACAAGCATTAAGAGAAGCACAGCAATTAGGTTATGCAGAAGCGGATCCATTTAACGATGTATCGGGTCAGGATGCATTTAAAAAGCTGATGATTTTATCGAGCCTTGCATTTGGGGAACAGCCAAATTGGGCAGAGGTAGAAGTGATCGGAATCGATACAATTTCATCAGAACAAGTAGCGGAAGCAACAGCGCAAGGTCTTCGCTATCGCCATGTGGCAGAAGTGGAAAAACTCGAAGACGGTACAATTCATGCAAAAGTGGCACCACTACTCGTGAACAATGAACATCCGCTTTATCCTGTAGATGATGTGTTCAATGCGGTGACGATGGAGACAAACTATATCGGAACATTATCCGTAATTGGGCCTGGCGCCGGGATGTATCCGACAGCAAGTGTAATGGTAGAGGATTATGCTGAAATTATCGGGAAACGTGCAGGGTTTACAGTCACTATTTAA
- a CDS encoding excisionase: MFKTVEQTAADIGMPEHQVLQYIYAGRIKAVHDGEHFLINSAQFDTYHQQLERIKEEIEIWKNTPIPEDVDIKDED, translated from the coding sequence ATGTTTAAAACAGTAGAACAAACTGCAGCAGATATAGGCATGCCTGAACATCAGGTTTTACAGTACATTTATGCCGGTCGCATTAAAGCAGTACATGATGGTGAACACTTTTTAATTAATAGTGCGCAATTTGATACGTACCATCAGCAACTCGAACGAATTAAAGAAGAAATTGAAATTTGGAAAAACACTCCGATTCCCGAAGATGTCGATATAAAAGATGAGGACTAA
- a CDS encoding transporter, producing the protein MNILPYLFVLLAAMLWGTVGTTQTFLTEGISSFAVACVRSGIGGGILLLAVLAMRKISFRNWSWKWTILAAITIALFQSLFFTSVRFTGVAVGTVVTIGSAPVFAGFSEWVFWKVRPTLVWAIATVLAIVGCLLLFMNQGETAINPLGIGLALAAGSMFALYTNVSKQLMKREETLPAVAMTFSICALFLLPLAAKDGFGWLTEGVNIWPILFMALAATSLAYILFLGGLKKISSSAAVTLSLAEPLTAALLGVFLVGEHLTFVAWIGVSLLLGGIIVLTFGTKKAAS; encoded by the coding sequence GTGAATATTTTACCGTATTTGTTTGTGCTTTTGGCCGCCATGCTTTGGGGGACGGTCGGAACAACACAAACCTTTTTAACGGAAGGGATTTCTTCGTTTGCGGTAGCATGTGTAAGGTCGGGTATTGGCGGAGGCATTTTACTGCTTGCGGTTTTGGCGATGAGGAAAATTTCCTTTCGTAACTGGTCATGGAAGTGGACCATTTTAGCGGCGATCACGATTGCTCTATTCCAAAGTCTGTTTTTCACATCTGTCCGCTTTACAGGAGTTGCAGTAGGAACGGTCGTAACAATCGGCAGCGCGCCTGTATTTGCGGGATTCAGCGAGTGGGTTTTTTGGAAAGTGCGGCCAACTCTAGTATGGGCAATTGCAACAGTGCTCGCCATTGTCGGCTGCCTGCTGTTATTTATGAATCAAGGTGAGACGGCGATCAACCCGCTTGGCATAGGGTTAGCATTGGCTGCAGGTTCCATGTTTGCCCTTTATACGAATGTGAGTAAGCAGTTGATGAAACGGGAAGAAACATTGCCTGCTGTTGCAATGACTTTTTCAATTTGCGCCTTATTTTTATTGCCGCTTGCAGCAAAAGACGGTTTTGGCTGGCTGACAGAAGGCGTGAATATATGGCCGATTCTTTTTATGGCACTTGCTGCAACAAGTTTGGCATACATATTATTTTTAGGCGGCTTGAAGAAAATCAGTTCGTCGGCCGCGGTAACATTGAGCTTAGCTGAACCTTTAACAGCCGCATTACTCGGTGTGTTTTTAGTAGGGGAACATTTAACATTTGTTGCATGGATTGGTGTTAGTCTATTATTAGGTGGAATAATTGTGTTAACATTCGGCACAAAGAAAGCTGCTTCATAG
- a CDS encoding DNA-binding response regulator, whose product MNQLTVLVTDDDQDIRDGIEIYLKNEGYRVLKAADGLEAIELLEQNEVHCMILDIMMPKMDGITATFKIRAERNIPIIMLSAKAEQSDKIHGLSVGADDYITKPFHPLELMARVKSQLRRYVNFGTVGEAAPLVEGLELDAAAREIRVDGEPVKLTPTEYKITELLLKNAGRVYSISDIYELVWNEPAYNAENIVAVHIRKIREKIEADPKNPRYLKVVWGLGYKIEK is encoded by the coding sequence ATGAATCAGCTGACGGTGCTCGTAACAGATGACGATCAGGACATCCGGGACGGCATAGAAATTTATTTGAAAAATGAAGGTTACCGGGTGTTAAAAGCGGCAGACGGGCTTGAGGCAATCGAACTGCTTGAACAAAATGAAGTACACTGTATGATTTTAGACATCATGATGCCGAAAATGGATGGGATTACCGCGACATTCAAAATTCGTGCAGAACGCAATATCCCGATTATTATGCTCAGTGCAAAGGCGGAACAAAGCGATAAAATTCATGGGCTTTCAGTAGGTGCGGACGATTATATTACAAAGCCGTTCCACCCACTTGAATTGATGGCACGCGTCAAGTCCCAGCTAAGACGCTATGTCAACTTCGGCACGGTAGGAGAAGCCGCTCCGCTTGTTGAAGGACTGGAGCTGGACGCTGCAGCGCGGGAAATCCGTGTGGACGGAGAACCTGTCAAACTGACACCGACTGAGTATAAAATAACCGAACTTCTATTAAAGAATGCGGGGCGCGTCTATTCGATCAGCGATATTTATGAACTCGTATGGAATGAACCCGCGTATAACGCAGAAAATATTGTTGCCGTGCATATCCGGAAAATCCGTGAAAAAATCGAAGCCGACCCGAAAAATCCCCGTTATTTAAAAGTGGTGTGGGGATTGGGTTATAAAATTGAAAAGTAA